One part of the Sulfolobus tengchongensis genome encodes these proteins:
- a CDS encoding carbohydrate kinase family protein — MIHLAVGRFNIDIIVKLDSIPPTDSNHMTDILEILPGGAATNYAVAVTKLGHSAKLLAKVGKNEVVKSLMEKVVELGVGLEYVEEVNEKPSMALIFLRNDGSLSMVRKLGASILLTREDVKRHFGLFDVIHFASVSPNVVLRDPYAKLISYDPGPQAKNIETIDVDILYVNEKEYEYVKDKDIKARFIVVKMGKKGAKIITETEECTVEPIQVDKVVDTTGAGDVFDAAFNVTYTEERDIIKSLQVASVASGLKVTRIGGISSPGLDEIREYLRKKRPNVTCK; from the coding sequence TTGATACATTTAGCTGTTGGAAGGTTCAATATTGATATAATAGTGAAATTGGACTCTATACCACCTACAGATTCTAATCACATGACAGACATTCTTGAAATATTACCTGGTGGAGCGGCTACAAATTACGCCGTAGCTGTGACCAAATTAGGACATTCAGCAAAGTTATTGGCAAAAGTTGGAAAAAATGAAGTAGTTAAAAGTTTAATGGAAAAAGTAGTGGAATTGGGTGTAGGGTTAGAGTACGTAGAGGAAGTAAATGAGAAACCAAGTATGGCCTTAATATTCTTAAGAAATGACGGAAGTTTATCCATGGTGAGGAAACTCGGTGCGTCTATATTACTGACTAGAGAAGATGTTAAAAGACATTTCGGGTTATTTGATGTAATACACTTTGCATCAGTATCGCCTAATGTAGTCTTAAGAGATCCATATGCAAAGCTAATTTCTTACGACCCCGGACCACAAGCCAAAAATATAGAGACGATCGACGTAGACATTCTATACGTAAATGAAAAGGAGTACGAATACGTTAAAGATAAGGATATAAAGGCTAGGTTTATCGTAGTTAAAATGGGTAAGAAAGGAGCTAAAATCATTACGGAAACAGAGGAGTGTACAGTTGAGCCAATACAAGTTGATAAGGTAGTAGATACTACTGGAGCAGGCGATGTGTTTGACGCGGCCTTTAACGTAACATACACTGAGGAGAGGGACATTATAAAGAGCCTTCAAGTTGCCAGTGTAGCATCTGGGCTTAAGGTTACAAGAATAGGTGGAATCTCCTCGCCTGGATTAGATGAGATAAGAGAATATTTAAGGAAAAAGAGACCAAATGTTACATGTAAATGA
- a CDS encoding DNA polymerase IV (Dpo4; involved in translesion DNA polymerization; belongs to Y family of polymerases; does not contain proofreading function) produces the protein MIVLFVDFDYFYAQVEEVLNPQLKGKPVVVCVFSGRFEDSGAVATANYEARKFGIKAGMPIVEAKRILPNAVYLPMRKEIYQQVSDRIMSLLREYSDKIEVASIDEAYVDITDKVRDYKEAYSLGLEIKNKIYEREKITVTIGISKNKVFAKIAAEMAKPNGLKVIDDEEVKALIAQLDISEVPGVGKVLTEKLRNIGVNKLLDILNVDFNTVKRIIGEAKAKYLISLARDEYNEPIKKRVRKSIGRIVTMKRNTRDVEEIKPYLFRAIDEGYIKLNGKIPKTLHVVAVMEDLDIISRGKTFNHGISKETAYNESVKLLQKLLEEDKRRVRRIGVRFSKFIEASGLDRFFNI, from the coding sequence ATGATAGTTCTTTTCGTAGACTTTGATTACTTTTACGCTCAAGTTGAAGAGGTATTAAATCCGCAACTGAAAGGCAAGCCTGTAGTGGTTTGCGTTTTTTCGGGCAGGTTTGAAGACAGCGGTGCAGTAGCCACTGCAAATTACGAGGCTAGAAAATTCGGAATAAAGGCAGGTATGCCGATAGTTGAGGCCAAGAGAATATTGCCTAATGCAGTTTATTTACCCATGAGAAAAGAAATATATCAACAAGTTTCCGATAGAATTATGAGTTTACTAAGAGAGTATTCCGATAAGATTGAAGTTGCTAGCATAGATGAGGCCTATGTGGATATAACCGATAAAGTTAGAGATTATAAGGAAGCGTACTCTTTAGGCTTGGAAATAAAAAACAAAATATATGAAAGGGAAAAAATTACAGTGACAATTGGAATCTCGAAAAATAAGGTATTTGCAAAGATCGCAGCGGAAATGGCCAAACCTAATGGATTAAAGGTTATTGACGATGAGGAAGTAAAAGCTCTAATAGCCCAATTAGATATAAGTGAGGTTCCAGGAGTTGGTAAAGTTCTTACTGAGAAATTGAGAAATATAGGCGTAAATAAACTCCTCGATATATTAAATGTAGATTTCAACACGGTTAAGAGGATTATAGGTGAAGCTAAGGCTAAATATCTAATATCCTTAGCTAGAGATGAGTATAATGAGCCTATTAAAAAAAGAGTGAGAAAAAGTATTGGAAGAATAGTCACGATGAAGAGAAATACCAGGGATGTAGAAGAGATCAAGCCGTATCTGTTTAGAGCGATAGATGAAGGCTACATCAAATTAAATGGAAAAATCCCAAAGACACTTCATGTCGTTGCAGTGATGGAGGATTTAGATATTATAAGTAGAGGTAAGACATTTAATCATGGAATCAGTAAGGAGACTGCTTATAATGAATCAGTAAAATTACTACAAAAACTTCTTGAGGAGGATAAAAGAAGAGTAAGAAGAATAGGTGTTAGATTCAGTAAATTTATAGAAGCATCAGGATTAGACAGATTCTTCAACATCTAA
- the rtcA gene encoding RNA 3'-terminal phosphate cyclase, whose translation MIEIDGSFGEGGGQILRTSLTLSVITGKPFKIYNIRANRDNPGLQRQHLWAVKAMKMISDAETKGDQLGSKELIFIPHEVKNNINIEVDIGTAGSVTLILQTIIPVILNRNAKIRIKGGTDVPKSPTIDYIRLVYLRILRKIGIDAKIELIRRGHYPEGGGEIAIENVSGNPTSFSILEFGKLVKVEGISHVSSLPQHIAERQLSSAKAVLSTLGVPIDLQIDVRQGERSKGSGIALAAIGENSIIGADSLGERGKRAEIVGQEAANMLIEDLETGAAVDRHMSDMLMIFASLYGGEYTGAELTTHASTNLEVIKRFLGVRVEVSGKRPFRFKAMSS comes from the coding sequence ATGATTGAGATAGACGGCTCTTTTGGTGAAGGCGGAGGGCAAATATTAAGAACATCACTTACGCTCTCAGTAATAACTGGCAAGCCTTTTAAAATTTACAACATTAGAGCTAACAGAGATAATCCAGGGTTGCAGAGACAGCATTTGTGGGCAGTAAAAGCAATGAAAATGATATCTGATGCTGAGACAAAAGGAGATCAGCTAGGTTCTAAAGAACTAATTTTCATTCCACATGAAGTTAAAAATAATATTAATATAGAAGTGGATATTGGAACTGCAGGAAGCGTAACACTAATATTGCAAACTATAATACCCGTTATTCTAAATAGAAATGCAAAAATAAGAATAAAAGGAGGAACCGATGTCCCCAAATCCCCCACAATCGATTATATCAGATTGGTATATCTACGAATCCTAAGAAAAATTGGAATTGATGCTAAAATAGAGCTAATAAGAAGAGGCCATTACCCTGAAGGTGGCGGTGAAATTGCAATAGAGAACGTTAGTGGTAATCCAACGAGTTTCAGTATATTAGAATTTGGTAAACTAGTAAAAGTTGAAGGCATCTCCCATGTTTCGTCTTTACCACAACATATAGCAGAAAGGCAATTAAGCTCAGCAAAAGCAGTTCTATCTACACTAGGAGTTCCGATTGACCTACAAATTGATGTGAGACAAGGAGAGAGAAGTAAAGGTAGCGGAATAGCACTTGCTGCAATAGGTGAAAATAGCATAATCGGAGCCGATTCACTAGGAGAGAGAGGAAAAAGGGCTGAAATAGTAGGACAAGAAGCTGCTAACATGCTTATTGAAGATCTAGAAACTGGAGCTGCTGTAGATAGACATATGAGCGATATGCTTATGATATTCGCATCACTTTACGGAGGTGAATACACTGGAGCTGAATTGACAACACATGCGTCTACAAATTTAGAAGTCATAAAGAGATTTCTTGGCGTAAGAGTTGAGGTAAGTGGTAAAAGACCATTTAGGTTTAAAGCAATGTCTAGCTAA
- a CDS encoding 50S ribosomal protein L13e yields MENPRAIIKRPNYRFEYRHERKDKRVGRGFSIGELEKVGLDVNKARKLGIYVDIRRKSTHEENVELLKKFLDNISSQSQKS; encoded by the coding sequence ATGGAAAACCCCAGAGCTATCATAAAAAGACCAAATTACAGATTTGAATATAGACATGAAAGGAAAGATAAAAGAGTTGGCAGAGGATTCAGTATAGGAGAACTAGAAAAAGTAGGGCTAGACGTGAACAAAGCTAGAAAGTTAGGAATTTATGTAGATATAAGAAGGAAATCAACACATGAGGAGAACGTAGAATTGCTCAAAAAGTTCCTAGATAATATTTCATCACAGAGCCAAAAATCTTAG
- a CDS encoding alcohol dehydrogenase catalytic domain-containing protein, with protein MLAAVFRKIGSTLELEEVKEPTGGIILKVLATGLCHGDLHIISGDWKYDIKIETPRILGHEIVGEVVNDTNTLKSGEKVLVYNSIGCGSCKYCRAGKYQYCERVKVIGLHMDGGFAEYVKIPSEEILLKIDGDPIEIAPLADAGITAYNSVKGISSDDNVLIIGTGAVALLGLQILKSRGVNVTVVGRNHNRLNKAKELGADDVISINGRSTIASVIRGYTFNYIIDYVGSNDTLLDSIWLLDREGELRIVGEFGGTLNIPEQLLVLRGIKVRGILYGSLNDLINVYKLYVEGKIKTIVQKYRLDDINKAIADLAEGRIVGRAVIVPP; from the coding sequence ATGCTAGCTGCTGTTTTTAGAAAAATTGGATCTACTCTAGAACTAGAAGAAGTAAAGGAACCTACAGGTGGAATAATCCTTAAGGTGCTAGCTACAGGTCTTTGTCATGGAGATCTACATATCATAAGTGGAGATTGGAAGTATGACATAAAGATAGAAACTCCGAGAATACTAGGACATGAAATTGTGGGAGAAGTAGTTAATGATACCAATACTCTGAAAAGTGGTGAAAAAGTTTTAGTATACAATAGCATAGGTTGTGGAAGCTGTAAGTATTGTAGAGCGGGTAAATATCAGTATTGTGAGAGAGTCAAAGTTATAGGCCTTCATATGGATGGAGGATTTGCTGAATATGTCAAAATTCCCAGTGAAGAAATTTTACTTAAAATAGATGGTGATCCTATTGAGATAGCACCATTAGCAGATGCTGGCATTACTGCGTATAACTCAGTAAAGGGCATATCCAGTGACGATAATGTACTTATAATAGGCACTGGTGCCGTAGCTTTGTTAGGGTTACAAATTTTAAAGTCGAGAGGGGTTAACGTAACGGTAGTAGGACGTAATCATAATAGGCTAAACAAAGCCAAAGAATTAGGTGCAGATGATGTAATTAGCATTAATGGAAGATCCACAATAGCAAGTGTGATTAGGGGTTATACATTCAATTACATTATAGATTATGTAGGTAGTAATGATACTCTTTTGGACTCAATATGGCTATTAGATAGGGAGGGTGAATTAAGGATTGTAGGGGAATTTGGTGGGACGTTAAATATCCCAGAACAATTATTAGTGCTAAGAGGAATTAAAGTACGTGGAATATTGTATGGTAGTTTAAATGATCTAATCAATGTTTATAAGTTATATGTAGAGGGGAAGATAAAAACAATAGTACAAAAATACAGATTAGATGATATTAACAAGGCGATAGCAGATTTAGCGGAAGGTAGAATTGTGGGTCGCGCAGTTATAGTACCTCCCTAA
- a CDS encoding glutamine synthetase family protein: MSKENIFDALKSGKVDYVRVEFIDILGNTKGRSLRRAEFENIINNNKGVDYPESLSLMDYKDRPIKSKYEDIIALPDLNTFVVIPYLERTARVLSFLTQPDGSPYPFCSRSILNKAIEKLREVGYTLQVSFEPTFYLLDSSLNPADYSKAFSLEGLLEQQNFLKSLIKYLEEIDIQVETINKHYGPGQYEVKLSQKPVLEAADSLISSREIIRDTSRMNGLIATFMPKPFKDYPSSSMDITLTLQTPDGKNVMYDPNDPKGFGLSKIAYNFISGIVEHLPAIISIAAPTINSYKRFKEVVTPNMPGIGTERHYILRIPSYYRDTQFVEFRLADPLANPYLLLSTIIYAGIDGIERNLMVSVNEYYGTLPQTLKESLSKLENDTYIKYNLGQDLISTYVNIKNIEIDEYESQITEWEKGYYLKAGW; the protein is encoded by the coding sequence GTGTCAAAAGAGAATATATTTGATGCTTTAAAATCTGGAAAAGTAGATTATGTAAGAGTCGAATTTATAGATATATTAGGAAATACTAAAGGTAGGTCATTAAGAAGGGCTGAATTTGAAAATATTATAAATAACAATAAAGGAGTTGATTATCCTGAATCCCTATCATTAATGGATTATAAGGATAGACCAATAAAATCAAAATATGAAGACATTATCGCCTTACCAGATTTAAATACGTTTGTGGTAATACCATATTTAGAAAGAACGGCTCGAGTGCTATCATTTCTTACGCAACCTGATGGTTCCCCTTACCCTTTTTGCAGTAGATCAATACTTAATAAGGCAATAGAGAAGTTAAGAGAAGTAGGTTATACGTTGCAAGTCTCATTTGAACCCACATTTTACTTACTGGATTCCTCATTAAACCCTGCAGATTATTCAAAAGCCTTCTCGTTAGAGGGATTATTGGAGCAACAGAATTTCCTTAAATCTCTAATAAAATACTTAGAGGAGATTGACATACAAGTTGAGACTATTAATAAACATTATGGACCAGGGCAGTATGAGGTTAAACTGTCTCAAAAACCAGTATTAGAAGCTGCAGATTCATTGATTTCCAGTAGAGAGATAATAAGAGATACTTCTAGGATGAACGGTTTAATCGCAACTTTCATGCCCAAACCATTTAAGGATTATCCTAGTAGCAGTATGGATATTACACTGACTCTTCAAACTCCAGATGGTAAAAACGTAATGTATGATCCTAATGATCCTAAAGGATTTGGGCTTAGCAAGATTGCATATAATTTCATCTCTGGGATTGTTGAACATCTACCTGCAATAATATCCATAGCTGCACCTACAATTAACTCTTACAAGAGATTTAAAGAAGTAGTAACTCCGAACATGCCAGGTATAGGCACCGAGAGGCATTACATTCTGAGGATACCGAGCTATTATAGAGATACTCAGTTTGTAGAATTTAGGCTTGCTGATCCACTAGCAAATCCGTATTTGTTACTATCTACAATAATTTATGCTGGTATTGACGGCATAGAGCGGAATCTCATGGTTAGTGTAAACGAATACTATGGTACTCTTCCCCAGACTCTAAAAGAATCTTTAAGTAAGCTAGAAAATGACACATATATAAAGTACAATTTAGGTCAAGATTTAATATCAACATATGTTAATATTAAAAATATAGAGATAGACGAATACGAATCTCAAATAACTGAATGGGAGAAGGGATATTATCTCAAGGCAGGATGGTGA
- the taw21 gene encoding tRNA 4-demethylwyosine(37)-methyltransferase Taw21 has product MSIKEWLNQRDIWKRIEIVGDIAIIGIPFNKKPEDLIEIANKLLLGLPYIKSVWGRYRDVSGTYRLSTYVHLAGERRSETIYKEHGCKYLLDFTKVFFSEKLSYEHLRVARQVRKGEVIINMFSGFGPFSILSAVLGKPKMVYSIDVNPYAYYYMMVNIELNRAYEVIPVYGDAFKRIYDLEDADRIIAPLPELDDEAYEVALQKIKKGGIIHLYAEIDVNKGEDPIRIAMNKYKGAYFGRIVRSVNPHKYHVVVDIRVN; this is encoded by the coding sequence ATGTCGATAAAAGAATGGTTAAACCAGCGAGACATTTGGAAAAGGATTGAGATTGTAGGAGATATAGCGATAATTGGAATTCCATTTAATAAGAAACCAGAAGATCTTATAGAAATAGCAAATAAATTACTTTTAGGTCTACCTTACATAAAGTCAGTATGGGGAAGATATAGAGACGTATCTGGTACTTATAGATTATCTACCTATGTTCATTTAGCTGGTGAAAGAAGAAGTGAGACAATATATAAGGAGCATGGTTGTAAGTATCTATTGGATTTCACCAAGGTATTCTTCTCTGAAAAGTTGTCATATGAGCATTTAAGAGTAGCTAGGCAAGTCAGGAAAGGAGAAGTAATAATAAATATGTTTTCTGGCTTTGGCCCGTTTTCAATACTTTCTGCAGTTTTAGGTAAGCCTAAAATGGTGTATTCAATAGATGTTAATCCTTATGCGTACTATTACATGATGGTTAATATAGAGCTTAATAGAGCATACGAAGTAATTCCAGTTTATGGGGACGCTTTTAAGAGAATATATGATCTTGAGGATGCAGACAGAATAATAGCTCCTTTACCCGAATTAGATGATGAAGCGTATGAAGTTGCACTACAAAAAATAAAGAAAGGAGGTATTATTCATCTTTATGCTGAGATTGATGTAAATAAGGGAGAAGATCCCATTAGAATTGCTATGAACAAATACAAGGGGGCTTATTTTGGTAGAATAGTTAGGAGTGTTAATCCTCATAAATACCATGTAGTTGTTGATATAAGGGTAAATTGA
- a CDS encoding amidohydrolase has translation MKVLIKAGLVLGAPKPLRNVYIGIDEGQIKVISKEQPEDYDYAEYVIGGENRVVAPAFVTTHSFLYLYPFRYRIFSGKANAFQLMSTLSPNDIYYFSLMGAYHLVKTGVTTVVTSGPNLDMIARAVSEVGLKPVLAVGVDCPDSKEDWEREFTTLYNRWSNKNENRVILRLCSDTYSKEVFEISEQYNLPILLERFVSLENISGNAVNIIGLGGGARKDLDIIKQKGFHLALTPSYEISQFPLSQYKPSISIDLSPTFDIRHEVSTSLTRLILTPEESLYAMTIWGYTQLKYNDRGAIENGKVADLVVFEVREPPAFPLDYDSPYESIIFNLSTPETVLVNGEAVLDGGVPLNVGIKHIEKAMERLEDVDKRMVKPARHLEKD, from the coding sequence ATGAAAGTTTTAATAAAGGCAGGTTTAGTTTTAGGGGCACCTAAGCCTCTGCGTAATGTGTACATTGGTATCGATGAGGGGCAAATAAAGGTTATATCAAAGGAACAACCGGAAGATTATGACTATGCAGAATACGTAATAGGGGGAGAAAACAGAGTAGTCGCACCGGCTTTTGTTACTACACATTCATTTCTATATTTATATCCTTTTAGATATCGGATATTCTCCGGGAAGGCTAATGCGTTCCAGTTAATGTCAACACTCTCACCTAATGATATTTATTACTTCTCTCTCATGGGTGCATATCATCTAGTAAAAACCGGAGTCACTACAGTTGTGACGTCAGGGCCTAATTTAGATATGATAGCAAGGGCAGTTTCAGAAGTTGGATTAAAACCAGTATTAGCTGTTGGTGTTGATTGCCCAGATTCTAAAGAAGATTGGGAGAGAGAGTTCACCACGTTATATAACAGATGGTCAAATAAGAATGAAAATAGGGTAATTTTACGCTTATGTAGTGACACATATTCTAAGGAGGTTTTTGAAATCTCTGAGCAGTACAATCTTCCAATTCTCTTAGAGAGATTTGTCAGCTTAGAGAATATTAGCGGTAATGCCGTGAACATAATAGGATTAGGAGGTGGAGCAAGGAAAGATTTGGATATCATAAAACAAAAGGGATTTCATTTAGCGCTAACACCATCTTATGAGATCTCACAATTCCCCCTAAGCCAATATAAACCATCAATATCCATAGACCTCTCACCAACATTTGATATTAGACATGAGGTGTCAACTAGTTTAACTAGGCTTATTCTGACGCCTGAAGAATCGCTTTATGCAATGACAATATGGGGTTATACACAGTTAAAATATAATGATAGAGGAGCTATTGAGAACGGAAAAGTCGCTGATCTAGTTGTGTTCGAAGTTAGAGAACCTCCAGCTTTTCCGTTAGACTATGATAGCCCATACGAATCAATAATATTTAACCTTTCTACTCCCGAAACGGTGCTTGTAAATGGGGAAGCAGTATTAGACGGAGGAGTTCCACTGAATGTTGGAATAAAGCATATCGAAAAAGCTATGGAGAGGCTTGAAGATGTCGATAAAAGAATGGTTAAACCAGCGAGACATTTGGAAAAGGATTGA
- a CDS encoding SIS domain-containing protein has translation MYADLIENEISQNYRVNVDIKLDKAYITGAGDSYAVALTIEGKSNGRFMALDPFEGYSYENLEHPLVIVSVSGRPKSNILLANKFKGKTKIYVITSNEESELAKLADYVILIPYKPTRPLPGTLSFLMSLSAVYSLAGEKEDEVTKVDSLLELTNNPFFIGYKESYGIAYYAKLKFAEIFGYSTNSERFEQFCHSPIFMTQNRQIVIFRTGNERELELIRNIDYTDVQFTSCNGAFCNTIVLIKSIISKMRKEKWDKIYFLENKKILNVSSKMIY, from the coding sequence ATGTACGCAGACTTAATTGAAAACGAGATATCTCAAAATTATAGGGTAAATGTAGATATAAAGTTAGATAAAGCATATATTACGGGAGCGGGAGACTCTTACGCAGTAGCCCTCACTATAGAGGGAAAAAGTAACGGTAGATTTATGGCTTTAGATCCATTTGAGGGGTATTCCTATGAAAATCTGGAACATCCTTTAGTAATAGTTTCCGTTTCAGGTAGACCAAAATCGAATATATTGCTCGCAAATAAATTTAAAGGAAAGACGAAGATATATGTAATAACTTCAAATGAAGAATCAGAATTAGCTAAACTGGCAGATTACGTAATTCTCATCCCTTATAAACCCACTAGACCACTACCTGGTACATTATCGTTTCTAATGAGTTTAAGTGCAGTGTACTCACTAGCGGGAGAAAAGGAGGATGAGGTTACGAAAGTTGATAGCCTATTAGAATTGACTAATAATCCATTTTTTATAGGATATAAAGAAAGTTATGGAATAGCATATTATGCTAAGCTTAAATTTGCAGAAATTTTTGGCTATAGTACCAACAGTGAAAGATTTGAGCAATTCTGTCACTCGCCGATTTTTATGACACAGAATAGGCAAATTGTTATTTTTAGAACGGGTAACGAAAGGGAACTTGAACTAATTAGAAATATAGATTATACCGACGTTCAATTCACAAGTTGCAATGGGGCATTTTGTAACACAATCGTCTTAATAAAGTCGATAATCAGCAAAATGAGGAAGGAAAAGTGGGATAAGATTTACTTTCTAGAGAATAAAAAAATATTAAACGTTAGTTCTAAGATGATATATTGA
- a CDS encoding DUF1404 family protein, whose amino-acid sequence MDLTQLAKYIGFSLLVVSVVVYVFVDPVDRLLSYQGPILSGGVLGWYVLISNTPRDKFIENEGEKIPVVSLILRKRAIIFLITGILLIVPWLLPQVYTVVLKLQLLFVFSFASEFVGGFIIGYIIPSLKFTEKLLLFSLGFAGDTIYLLLLYLASNIFNIPSQLLLNSVIILVYGIKFPEGVLFAIYIFRKVGGI is encoded by the coding sequence ATGGACTTAACGCAACTCGCTAAATATATTGGTTTTTCTTTACTAGTAGTCTCGGTTGTAGTTTACGTATTCGTAGATCCAGTAGATAGACTACTCTCATATCAAGGTCCGATACTTTCCGGGGGCGTATTAGGATGGTATGTGTTAATCTCTAATACGCCAAGGGATAAATTTATTGAAAATGAAGGGGAAAAAATTCCAGTTGTGTCGCTAATATTGAGGAAACGAGCCATAATATTTTTGATAACTGGAATTTTATTGATCGTACCATGGCTATTGCCACAAGTATATACAGTAGTACTGAAACTTCAGCTACTGTTCGTTTTCTCATTTGCCAGCGAATTCGTTGGCGGTTTTATAATAGGTTACATAATACCCTCTCTTAAGTTCACGGAAAAACTCTTGTTATTTAGCTTAGGATTTGCAGGTGATACCATATATTTACTATTATTATACCTAGCTTCTAATATATTTAATATACCTTCTCAACTATTGCTTAATTCGGTAATAATCCTTGTTTATGGCATAAAATTCCCAGAAGGCGTATTATTTGCAATTTATATTTTCAGAAAAGTAGGAGGAATTTAA
- the cobA gene encoding uroporphyrinogen-III C-methyltransferase — MVGKVYLVGAGPGDPELITIKGLKLLREADVVVYDRLIPKELLDLCKSDTEKIYVGKNIGDYVIQNEINELLVKKAIENKKVVRLKGGDPYVLGRGEEECLYVISKGIECEVVPGITSAIAVPAYAGIPVTSRIYSSSGFTVISGTQSEDKVIDEAYIPQKGTLVILMGIRKIEELTNILRKVRDEKEPVAVIENGTTNKQRVFIGELKDLVTIVKQNNVTSPAIIVIGEVVKFREYLWKIK; from the coding sequence ATGGTTGGTAAAGTTTACTTAGTTGGTGCAGGTCCAGGAGATCCAGAATTGATAACTATTAAAGGACTGAAATTATTACGGGAAGCTGACGTAGTAGTTTATGATAGACTTATTCCAAAAGAACTCCTTGATTTATGTAAATCGGATACAGAAAAAATTTACGTTGGCAAGAATATTGGAGATTATGTAATACAAAACGAGATCAATGAATTATTGGTAAAAAAGGCTATTGAAAATAAAAAAGTAGTTAGATTAAAAGGAGGAGATCCCTACGTTCTAGGAAGAGGAGAAGAGGAATGCCTTTATGTAATATCAAAAGGTATAGAATGTGAAGTTGTACCTGGAATAACTAGTGCAATAGCCGTTCCAGCATATGCGGGTATTCCGGTTACTAGTAGAATCTACTCATCAAGTGGATTTACTGTGATTTCAGGGACCCAGTCTGAGGATAAAGTAATTGATGAAGCCTACATACCTCAAAAGGGAACTTTAGTAATTCTTATGGGAATTAGAAAAATAGAGGAATTAACTAATATACTGAGGAAAGTAAGAGACGAGAAAGAGCCCGTTGCAGTGATAGAGAATGGTACAACTAACAAACAAAGAGTGTTTATAGGAGAATTGAAAGATCTAGTTACCATAGTTAAACAAAACAATGTTACGTCTCCTGCAATTATTGTAATTGGCGAAGTTGTTAAATTTAGGGAATACTTATGGAAAATTAAGTGA
- a CDS encoding YHS domain-containing protein: MKCTVCGDEIRGKPYTFSYKGNTYYFCSPMCMAEFKKRPEKYIK, from the coding sequence ATGAAGTGTACAGTGTGTGGAGATGAAATAAGAGGTAAACCTTATACTTTTAGTTATAAGGGAAATACCTATTATTTCTGCAGTCCAATGTGCATGGCTGAGTTTAAGAAGAGACCAGAAAAATACATTAAATAA